One Aphelocoma coerulescens isolate FSJ_1873_10779 unplaced genomic scaffold, UR_Acoe_1.0 HiC_scaffold_175, whole genome shotgun sequence DNA segment encodes these proteins:
- the LOC138100953 gene encoding uncharacterized protein, producing ISIPDLIPIPDTIPIPVLAPIPDPIPEPIPFPILIPALIPIPAPIPALIPILDPIPDPIPIPIPAPIPAPIPDPIPIPIPAPFPIPAPIPIPIPIPDPIPDPIPAPILIPAPIPIPNPDPIPIPAPIPEPIPEPIPFPILIPALILIAIPDPIPISNPIPIPAPILAPILIPAPIPIPIPDPIPAPIAAPIPAPIPFPIPFPIPAPIPTLAPTPAPILIPAPIPAPIPAPIPILILAPIPIPFPIPILAPIPIPTPDPIPAPIPAPTPAPTPAPIPIPIPAPIPTPAPTPAPIPAPIPIPIPAPILIPIPAPIPAPIPAPILILILAPIPIPFPIPAPIPIPKPDPIPIPAPIPIPTPDPIPAPIPAPIPLQSRLQS from the exons ATCTCGATCCCGGATCTGATCCCGATCCCGGATACAATCCCGATCCCGGTCCTGGCTCCAATCCCGGATCCAATCCCGGAGCCAATCCCGTTCCCGATCCTGATCCCGGCTCTGATCCCAATCCCGGCTCCGATCCCGGCTCTGATCCCAATCCTGGATCCGATCCCAGATCctatcccgatcccaatcccggcTCCAATCCCGGCTCCGATCCCAgatccaatcccaatcccaatcccggcTCCGTTCCCGATCCCGGCTCCGATCCCgatccccatcccaatcccagatCCAATCCCGGATCCGATCCCAGCTCCAATCCTGATCCCGGCtccgatcccaatcccaaacccggatccgatcccgatcccggctCCAATCCCGGAGCCAATCCCGGAGCCAATCCCGTtcccgatcctgatcccagCTCTGATCCTGATCGCAATCCCGGATCCGATCCCGATCTCGAATCCAATCCCGATCCCGGCTCCGATCCTGGCTCCAATCCTGATCCCGgctccaatcccaatcccaatcccggaTCCGATCCCAGCTCCAATCGCGGCTCCAATCCCAGCTCCGATCCCGTTCCCAATCCCGTTCCCGATCCCAGCTCCGATCCCAACCCTGGCTCCGACTCCGGCTCCGATCCTGATCCCAGCTCCGATCCCGGCTCCAATCCCGGCTCCAATCCCGATCCTGATCCTGgctccaatcccaatcccgttcccaatcccaatcctggctccgatcccaatcccaaccccagATCCGATCCCAGCTCCGATCCCGGCTCCAACCCCGGCTCCGACCCCCGctccaatcccgatcccaatcccggcTCCGATCCCAACCCCGGCTCCGACTCCAGCTCCGATCCCGGctccaatcccgatcccaatcccggctccgatcctgatcccaatcccagctcCGATCCCGGCTCCGATCCCAGCTCcaatcctgatcctgatcctggctccaatcccaatcccgTTCCCAATCCCGGCtccgatcccaatcccaaaaccggatccaatcccaatcccggctccgatcccaatcccaaccccagATCCGATCCCAGCTCCAATCCCAGCTCCAATCCCG CTCCAATCCCGGCTCCaatcctga